DNA sequence from the Ovis canadensis isolate MfBH-ARS-UI-01 breed Bighorn chromosome 2, ARS-UI_OviCan_v2, whole genome shotgun sequence genome:
CTTCCTGAACCCCCGAGAAGAAGCTGGGAGGAGACGAGAGAAGGGGGCAGAGGAAGCAGGCAGGGCGTGCCCCTTCTCTGCACGAAGGACCAGTAGGAGAGGACGAGAGGGTTGACAGGGACAGTCTTCCAGGAGAGAGAGGGTGTCTAGGtggagaggagaatgggacaaagAGGACCTGGGGACCGGCATGATGGGCTCAGGAAGGTGGAGATAAGCTTTTTCTCTGCCCAAGAGAAGCCTGTGTTTAGTCCCCAGGGGGGGGGAATCCAGCCCAGTCCCAagctgggggagggcagaggaaccCCCTCACCTGGCCCATCACTGTCGCGCTTCCCTGGCAAGTTCAAGGCTGCCGTGTTGCCTCCTCAGCTCTCCTAGTCCCCGGGCCCGCGTCTCCCGAGTCACCGGAGAGAAGGGCCGACCGTGGAGCCCGTCAGCCAGCTATGACCTGAGGGAGCGGCTGTGCCCAGGCAGTGCCCTGGGCGGCCCGGGCGGCCCGGAGCAGCAGGTGCCCACTGACGAGGCGGAGGCCCAGATGCTGGGCTCTGCAGACCTGGATGATATGAAGAGTGAGTGACACCCACTCCCAGGGGTGCCCAGCCTGTGAGAGACCTTGGAGAAGCTCAGTGCACTCCCCTACCCAGGGCTGAGCCCCCTCTGCGGTATCCCTGCCTGCTGGAATGTGGCCAGTGACAGGGAGCTCACTACCTCACCAGACTATGCCTCGGGTGCCAGAGCTGAGATTTCCCCTGGCGACACCTCTACCCTTCCGTCCTGGTTGTGTCCTCTGAGTCACCCCTGGAATGAGGCAGCCCCCACATGACATTTAGAGACATCCCTTTACCCCCTCTCCCGAGGCTCCTCTCCTTGGGGAAAACTCTTGTTAACCCCCCCACCCCGAACCAGACCCCTGAGGCTGGGCCACTCATCTTGGCCCTACCACTCCCTGTGTCGGGCCCCCTTGCTCCCACCATACCACCCTCGACTGGGCCTGGCTGTGATCTCGGCACATTCCTTCCATCTTATCAGTGCCCTGGTTTCTGTGCCACCTGTCATCACCCATGGGGCGCTGTGCCCAGGCCAGGGGCATCACcgaccccaccctcctcccccttggAACCACAGTgtgtcggggtggggggaggagttgGAGGGAGGGCTTTGAGCTCAATACGTCATGGAAAGTTGCCAGGGCCTGAGGACAGGGACGGGAACAATCCGATGGCAGCGCAGGAGCAGCGGCGGCAGCGGGATGGGGGGGCCAGGGGAGCGCGTGTTTACAGACCCAGCGTGGGGGCTGGAAGCAGCAGGAAGCAGGCTTGGGGACCTGGGGAGTCGGGGTCGGGAGGCCGGCCACTTGCAGCTCTGGTTGGACCAAGACCACCGCTGTCCAAGCTCCTATCTCTCTGGAGAGCCAGGGCTCTGGGAAGGAGCAGGGGCTGCAGTCTCGGCCATCTAGGGGATGACGAGCCCACTGGAGGAGATCACAGAGCCCAAGGGGGCATCGAGCCCTGGGCCCGGGGGCGCTGAGGGCCAGGTCCCTGGGAGGgctccagcccccagccctcgAGACTCGCTGACCTCAGAGGACTTAGAGATGTTTGTGCTGGACTTTGAGGACTATGACCTGTGGGAATCCATCAGGGGCCAGCTGAGCCCCATGGCGGGGGGACTAGCTTGTGAGTAACTGGGCTGCTGGCCTTGTCCCAGCTCTGGGCCTGGAAGGGGTGCgtggggagagagggatggaAGCTCTGCTTGCTTGTACGCACGTGGGGGACATGGGTGCCAGGGGGCACAGGCAAAGGCTGAGAGTGCAGAGCCTGGGGACGTACTGTGGGTCCTGGTTCTACAGATTGAGAGGCAGTGGCCATGGCCTGGGTTGGGTGGGGGTCCGCCTTTTCCCTGTGGCTTAGGCAGCATcccctgtgtgactttggactaGTCCTGtcccctttctgggcctcagtctcctcatgtATGAAATGTGGCCCCCCACCCCGGAAAATGTGGTTTTGTTGGCGTAGCCCCTGGGTGACTGTGGTGCTCCCCCCCAAAGTAGACTGGCCATGACCCCGGGGGGCCCTGAGCTGGTGCCCTGGGACGGCTGAGCCCACCTTCTCCGCAGGTCACCGGCTGGAGGACAACCCTGGCGTGCGGCGGCACCTGGTCAAGAAGCCATCTCGGACGCAGAGTGGGAGGGGCAGCGCCAGTGGCCTGGCCCCCGTCCTGCGCAGgaagaagaagcagcagcagctggaccgGCGGCCCCATGAGGTACCAGACCCTGCAGGGATGGGCCTTTCGGTTCCTCTCGcctctcttcccaccttctccctccctccctgcctgcctggcccATCACCCACATCCCCAGGACAGCCGGGCCCACTTGCGGCCCCCCAGGCCCTCACCCTGGGCACCTCACCCGGACACCTCACCCCAGGTGTTTGTGGAGCTGAACGAGCTGATGCTGGATCGCAGCCAGGAGCCCCACTGGCGGGAGACGGCCCGCTGGATCAAGTTTGAGGAGGATGTGGAGGAAGAGACGGAGCGCTGGGGGAAGCCCCACGTGGCCTCGCTCTCCTTCCGAAGCCTGCTGGAACTCAGGAGGACCATAGCCCACGGTAGGAGCGCTGCAGAGCTCGTCCGGTGCCAGGCTGCCCAGTTCCTGGGATGATGCCCTGGGGCCAGGCAAGGCCTGGCTGCCCCTCGGGAATGTGGGGTCTGCACAGCCGTACTCTGAGGGGCGGGGCTGTGCCTGGGGACCTGGCTCTATACCTGCGGCACGGTAGGTATCTGTCCAGGCAGTAAGCCGACAGATGACCTCTCTCTGGGCAAGGAGGGGCCGTGCCCTCACCCCGTGccctctttttccatccctttcgGGCTGGGCTGTGGCCATGTGGAACTGTGTATCTGCCTGGGCACATGGGATGCTATGCTCACCCAGCATACTTGCCTGCCGCTATGTTTCTATGTCTAATGGGAATGAGATCCCTTCCCCGTCTGTTCCCTCAGGGGCTGCCCTTCTCGACCTGGAGCAGACCACTCTGCCAGGCATCGCGCACCTCGTGGTGGAGACTATGATTGTGTCTGACCAGATCCGGCCGGAGGACAGGGCCAGTGTCCTTCGCACTCTGCTGCTGAAACACAGGTGCCAGGCTGGAGCGCCCGGGAGGGGGGATGGCCTTCAGGTTCAGCTGCCTTCCAGGAACACAGACTCTCTCGAGTGGCTGTTTCCAGTCTGCTTGAATACCTTAAGCGACGGAGAGCTCATTCCTTCACCCATTAGAAAGTATCAGCTATTAGAAAGTTCCTTCTTACACTGAGGTAGAGAGAATGGAAGCCCCGACCCTCCATATGTCATTTTCCCATGACCTCAGGCCACCAAGGACCTCTCCTGCTCACCTGCCTGCCCCCTCTGTCCTCTCTCCAGCCATCCCAATGATGACAAGGACAGTGGCTTCTTTCCCCGAAATGCGTCCAGCTCCAGTGTGAACTCGGTCCTAGGGAATCACCACCCAACCCCCAGCCACGGCCCTGACGGTGCAGTGCCCACCATGGCTGATGACCTGGGGGAGCCAGCCCCACTCTGGCCTCACGACCCTGAGGCCAAGGAGGTCAGTTGCTTTGCTCTGACCTGGGCTGGGGGACAGCAAGGCTTTCATTGAGTGGATCAGGAAGGTTGGATGCTTGGTGCCAAGCTAGGCATGGAGTAACAGGAGGTTTAAGTGGGATCATGgggcagggccaggggagccAGTTAAATAAGATAAAGCTGCGGTGGTGGTGGGGCTTGGAGGAGGGGTCCAGATCCTGGGCTGGTCCCCTCCTGCTGTGGGGCACATCACCAGGAGCCCCCACCTTGGCTGGGTTGGGGGCAGTGAGGGGAGAAAGCAAGGCCCAGATCCAGGGGTTGGAGGCAGAGTCCAGGCCTGGAGCAAGGGATGGGAGGGCCTGCCATGGCCTCCGGTCTGGGTCCCAGCCCTATTCCAGTTCTGCGTCCTCAGAAGCCCCTGCACATGCCTGGGGGAGATGGTCACCGGGGGAAAAGCCTGAAGCTGCTGGAGAAGATCCCTGAAGATGCTGAGGCTACTGTTGTGCTCGTGGGTAAGGAGGGCTGGGCACTGGGGATAGGGGTTATGGGGCGTGGATGCCTCCACTGCAGTCTGCTTGTCTTGACTTTGGCCAGACCCTCAacctgccccttctcttcctctcagcCCATCTTGCCCCAGCCTTTTCTTCCCTAATCCTCTGTCTGCTTCCTGTTCAGTTTTCTGCTATCTTGGCCTGCTGCTAGTCCATCTAGCACCTTTGTGAGAATCAGACAAAGGCACCTCTTCCTTAATACCCTTGATTTCCACCTGTtggtaaattataataaatatacaaacataGGGCTTCTTTAGATTGGGGTTCCTTTATGCAGTATGCAACCTGCTCAACTGGTACATGATGGCCCCAGATATCCCCTGCAGGGCCTGCCTTGACCGTTCCCCTTTGCCCAGCACCCTGCGCCTTGCTCTCCCTCCAGGCTGTGTGCCTTTCTTGGAGCAGCCAGCGGCCGCCTTTGTGCGCCTGAATGAGGCCGTACTCTTGGAGTCTGTGCTTGAGGTCCCCGTGCCAGTTCGCTTCCTCTTCGTGATGCTGGGGCCAAGCCACACCAGCACTGACTATCATGAGCTTGGGCGCTCCATTGCCACCCTCATGTCTGACAAGGTGGGTCTTGTTCCCCGGAGCCCTGTTTGTTCCCCATCCCTTTCACTGCCCCCCCAGTGGTACCCACGGATGCAGGGGTGCTATGCGTCCCCTGGATGGAGGCAGTACTCTGGAGTGGTGGTGGCAGCTGTGAGGTAAGACAGAAAAGGGAGCCTTGGGCGGGGGGACAGGGAGGTGGATGCAGGAGAGAAGCCCAGACTCCGAAGCTTCGGATGTGATAGGAGGCTTGAAAGGGAGGCAGGATTCTCCAGGGCTTGGACAGGAGGGCCCTCTAGCCAGGGATGGTGTTCAAAATACTTACTGACCAGCAGGCTGTGGGCACTCTCCAATCAAAATGGAGGTTGGATTGTTAAGACCATGCTGGGCATCACTGTTGCATTGTGGAAAAGTCTGGAGACTCTCCCAGGAGGATAGAGAACGCTCCCCAGGGTGAGGGGTGGTGTTCAGGGCCGTGGCTCCCTGCCAGAAGGGACCTGGGTCAGAGCTCTGACCAGCATCCTGGACCTGTGTGTGTGGCTGAACATCCCCTTTGCCTCTGGCTCTGTGATGGCCCAACACCTCCTCCCTGAAGGCCCCCCTCCCTGGGCCGTGGGCTCAGcccctgcctctcctgcctccagctGTTCCACGAGGCTGCCTACCAGGCGGACGACCGGCAGGACCTCCTGAGCGCCATCAGCGAGTTCCTAGATGGCAGCATCGTGATTCCCCCGTCCGAGGTGGAAGGCCGAGACCTGCTGCGCTCCGTGGCTGCCTTCCAGCGCGAGCTGCTCAGAAAGCGCCGGGAGCGTGAGCAGACCAAAGCCGAGCTGACCACCCAGGGTGGCTACGTGGCCCCCGGGAAAGGTCTGACCCTATGGAGCCCGGGGCCCCCTGCACGCATGTCTCCCTGGCCCCGTCTAACTCCTGAGTCCTGCACTCCAGCTTCCAATCCCTGACCCACGTCTCTGCCCTgggacctgggctgggaaggatGCAGCCCAGGGCCTGCTCCCAGCACAAGGTTCCAGCAGCCCCTGTGTTCCCCCAGAACTGTCGATGGAACTTGGGAGCTCTGAGGCCGCCCCTGATGATGACCCCCTGCTACGGACTGGCTCGGTGTTTGGGGGGCTTGTCCGGGACGTGAAGCGCCGGTACCCGCACTACCCCAGTGACCTGCGGGACGCCCTGCACTCCCAGTGTGTGGCCGCCGTGCTCTTCATCTACTTCGCTGCCCTCAGCCCCGCCATCACCTTCGGGGGGCTGCTaggtgaggggcaggaggagaggtgaGGGGACTCAGTGTCACCTGCAGCGTTCCTGGGCCAGGGGTTCCCGTGGTCACTTCCGGGATGCCTGTAATGTGAGAGGGAGTGGGGCATCTGGTGACCACCTGGGGGGCTGGTGCTGATGGTGGTGAGGGGGCACTGCTCTGTATTTCCTGGGTCCTCAGGTTAggggcgggcttccctggtggctcagatggtaaagaatccgcctgcagtgggggagacctgggttcgatccctgggttaggaagattcccctggaggagagcatggcagcccactttagtattcttgcctggaaaaatccccacggacagaggaggctggcgggctacagttcatgcggttgcaaagagtcaggcatgactgagcgactcagcataACACAGGACAGGTTAGGGGAAACTAGATGAGAAAGGGGGGCCAGGTGGAAGGAGCCGGGCAACAGCTATCCCACTGACCCTCGCTCTCTCCAGGGGAGAAGACAGAGGGGCTGATGGGTGTGTCTGAGCTGATCGTGTCCACGGCTGTGCTTGGCGTCCTCTTTTCTCTGCTGGGGGCCCAGCCGCTGCTCGTGGTCGGCTTCTCGGGGCCACTGCTCGTCTTTGAAGAAGCCTTCTTCAAGGTGACTGCCACCCAGTCCCTCCCCAGGGGTCACCCGCTCTGCCTTGTCCCCCTGGCCCAGGTGATGGGCCTCCGGGGTGGCTCCCTCCACTCCCTCGGGGCTCACCTGTCCCCCCTGTCCCGTGGGGCCCTGAAGGCCAGGGCAGATGGCCGTGGGTAAGTGCCTCTCTCTGCTGATCTCTAGTTCTGCCGGGCCCAGGACTTGGAGTATCTCACGGGCCGTGTGTGGGTTGGCCTCTGGCTGGTGGTCTTCGTCCTCGCCCTAGTGGCTGCGGAAGGCAGCTTCCTGGTCCGCTACATCTCACCTTTCACCCAGGAGATCTTCGCCTTCCTCATCTCGCTCATTTTCATCTATGAGACCTTCCACAAGCTCTACAAGGTGGCAGCCCCCGGAGGTCTTGGGGGTGGGTTTATGTGGGGGCTGGGCAGCGCCCTGGATGGGGTGTGGAGTACCAGAGGGGGAGGGGACAAGGAGGAAGGCTGTGGGCGTTGGCAGGGTGAGGATGCTCTCAGCAAGATTTGAGCTGAAGCGCGGGAGTCAAAGCCAGAGGTTTAAAGTCTGGGATTTGCCTGCACCGGTATGGGAAGAAAGGGGGGCCCTGTAGTGCTTCTGGGCTGGGGGTCCTTGGGTCACTGTGTGTAGAGGAGCGGCATGGGTATGTGTGTGAGATGGAGCTGGATGTCCTGTGTTATGTTGCCTGGTCAGgtgtgggaggggaggggcccgCCCTCTCTCTCACAGGTGTGTACTGATGCTGTGAAGTCAGGCTCACCTACCCAGGTGAGCACTGGGGCAACCTTGTAACCCACCCAGGTGTTCACGGAGCACCCACTGCTGCCATTCTACCCCCCTGAGGGAGCCCTGGAGGCGGAGCTGGACCTGAACGCGAGTGCCCTGCCCCCCACCGAGGGGCCGCCAGGCCCCAGGAACCAGCCCAACACGGCTCTGCTGTCCCTCATCCTCATGCTGGGGACCTTCCTCATCGCCTTCTTCCTGCGCAAGTTCAGAAACAGCCGCTTCCTGGGCGGCAAGGTGTGTGGTTGGCAGGAGTAGGGCCTGTAGGGTCCCTGTGGGCGTCCCTCCATTCCTGCTGGCATCATCGGGCTCTGCTCTGGAGAGGAGGGGCTCCTCCCTTCTCCTGGTCATGGGAGAACCCAGCCAAGTCCATGCAGCCCTCCGCCCCTGTCTGAAGCCCTCAAAGTGTGACCAGGAGAGGAATGCCCTCCTGGGCTGGCTGGGCACCTGTGGGGTTTAAAGGGACAGGTCAGTGGACTTCTGGCTCctgttcaggcttccctgatagctcagctggtaaaaaatccgcctccagtgcaggagacctgagtttgatccctgggttgggaggatcctctggagaagggaatggcaacccactccagtattcttacctggagaatcccatggacagaggagcctgctgggctacagtccatggggtctcaaagagtcagacatgacagagtgaataatgctgctactaCTGCAGGCTCAAGAAGGGTCTGGGCAATAAGCCCCCATGTCAGTCTCCTGACCCTCCTCTTATCCCCCTCTGGCTCCCTTCCCCTGACTGGTCCTTCTCAAGGCTCGCCGCATCATCGGGGACTTTGGCATCCCCATTTCCATTCTGGTGATGGTCCTGGTGGATTACTCCATCACAGACACCTACACACAGGTGAGTGAGCCCCGATGCTGTCTGGCAAGACCCCAAGGCCTTGAGAGGCTGGCCATAACAGGTCCCCACTGTCCCAGCAGCCAGTCAGGGCTAGAACCCAGCTTTCCTAGTGGAGTGGCTACATGCTGGTGCCACACAGGGGTGGGCGGGTGCGCGGTTTCAGAAGCAGCCATGTGGACCAGCTGTGGAGGCCAGCAGGGGGTCTGGGGCTGTCTGCGGACCCCTAGTCAAGACTC
Encoded proteins:
- the SLC4A3 gene encoding anion exchange protein 3 isoform X3, which gives rise to MLGSADLDDMKSHRLEDNPGVRRHLVKKPSRTQSGRGSASGLAPVLRRKKKQQQLDRRPHEVFVELNELMLDRSQEPHWRETARWIKFEEDVEEETERWGKPHVASLSFRSLLELRRTIAHGAALLDLEQTTLPGIAHLVVETMIVSDQIRPEDRASVLRTLLLKHSHPNDDKDSGFFPRNASSSSVNSVLGNHHPTPSHGPDGAVPTMADDLGEPAPLWPHDPEAKEKPLHMPGGDGHRGKSLKLLEKIPEDAEATVVLVGCVPFLEQPAAAFVRLNEAVLLESVLEVPVPVRFLFVMLGPSHTSTDYHELGRSIATLMSDKLFHEAAYQADDRQDLLSAISEFLDGSIVIPPSEVEGRDLLRSVAAFQRELLRKRREREQTKAELTTQGGYVAPGKELSMELGSSEAAPDDDPLLRTGSVFGGLVRDVKRRYPHYPSDLRDALHSQCVAAVLFIYFAALSPAITFGGLLGEKTEGLMGVSELIVSTAVLGVLFSLLGAQPLLVVGFSGPLLVFEEAFFKFCRAQDLEYLTGRVWVGLWLVVFVLALVAAEGSFLVRYISPFTQEIFAFLISLIFIYETFHKLYKVFTEHPLLPFYPPEGALEAELDLNASALPPTEGPPGPRNQPNTALLSLILMLGTFLIAFFLRKFRNSRFLGGKARRIIGDFGIPISILVMVLVDYSITDTYTQKLTVPTGLSVTSPSKRTWFIPPLGSARPFPPWMMVAAAVPALLVLILIFMETQITALIVSQKARRLLKGSGFHLDLLLIGSLGGLCGLFGLPWLTAATVRSVTHVNALTVMRTAIAPGDKPQIQEVREQRVTGVLIASLVGLSIVMGAVLRRIPLAVLFGIFLYMGVTSLSGIQLSQRLLLILMPAKHHPEQPYVTKVKTWRMHLFTCIQLGCIALLWVVKSTAASLAFPFVLLLTVPLRRCLLPRLFQDRELQALDSEDAEPNFDEDGQDEYNELHMPV
- the SLC4A3 gene encoding anion exchange protein 3 isoform X1, which translates into the protein MANGVIPPPGGASPLPQVRVPLEEPPLSPDMEEDDDLGKTLAVSRFGDLISKPPAWDPEKPSRSYSERDFEFHRHTSHHTHHPLSARLPPPHKLRRLPPTSARQTRRKRKKEKTSAPPSEGTPPIQEEGGAGVDEEEEEEEEEGESEAEPAEPPPSGSPPKAKFSIGSDEDDSPGLSGRAAFTKPLPSVGPSSDKSPQHSVSSPSPRARVSRVTGEKGRPWSPSASYDLRERLCPGSALGGPGGPEQQVPTDEAEAQMLGSADLDDMKSHRLEDNPGVRRHLVKKPSRTQSGRGSASGLAPVLRRKKKQQQLDRRPHEVFVELNELMLDRSQEPHWRETARWIKFEEDVEEETERWGKPHVASLSFRSLLELRRTIAHGAALLDLEQTTLPGIAHLVVETMIVSDQIRPEDRASVLRTLLLKHSHPNDDKDSGFFPRNASSSSVNSVLGNHHPTPSHGPDGAVPTMADDLGEPAPLWPHDPEAKEKPLHMPGGDGHRGKSLKLLEKIPEDAEATVVLVGCVPFLEQPAAAFVRLNEAVLLESVLEVPVPVRFLFVMLGPSHTSTDYHELGRSIATLMSDKLFHEAAYQADDRQDLLSAISEFLDGSIVIPPSEVEGRDLLRSVAAFQRELLRKRREREQTKAELTTQGGYVAPGKELSMELGSSEAAPDDDPLLRTGSVFGGLVRDVKRRYPHYPSDLRDALHSQCVAAVLFIYFAALSPAITFGGLLGEKTEGLMGVSELIVSTAVLGVLFSLLGAQPLLVVGFSGPLLVFEEAFFKFCRAQDLEYLTGRVWVGLWLVVFVLALVAAEGSFLVRYISPFTQEIFAFLISLIFIYETFHKLYKVFTEHPLLPFYPPEGALEAELDLNASALPPTEGPPGPRNQPNTALLSLILMLGTFLIAFFLRKFRNSRFLGGKARRIIGDFGIPISILVMVLVDYSITDTYTQKLTVPTGLSVTSPSKRTWFIPPLGSARPFPPWMMVAAAVPALLVLILIFMETQITALIVSQKARRLLKGSGFHLDLLLIGSLGGLCGLFGLPWLTAATVRSVTHVNALTVMRTAIAPGDKPQIQEVREQRVTGVLIASLVGLSIVMGAVLRRIPLAVLFGIFLYMGVTSLSGIQLSQRLLLILMPAKHHPEQPYVTKVKTWRMHLFTCIQLGCIALLWVVKSTAASLAFPFVLLLTVPLRRCLLPRLFQDRELQALDSEDAEPNFDEDGQDEYNELHMPV
- the SLC4A3 gene encoding anion exchange protein 3 isoform X2, producing the protein MTSPLEEITEPKGASSPGPGGAEGQVPGRAPAPSPRDSLTSEDLEMFVLDFEDYDLWESIRGQLSPMAGGLACHRLEDNPGVRRHLVKKPSRTQSGRGSASGLAPVLRRKKKQQQLDRRPHEVFVELNELMLDRSQEPHWRETARWIKFEEDVEEETERWGKPHVASLSFRSLLELRRTIAHGAALLDLEQTTLPGIAHLVVETMIVSDQIRPEDRASVLRTLLLKHSHPNDDKDSGFFPRNASSSSVNSVLGNHHPTPSHGPDGAVPTMADDLGEPAPLWPHDPEAKEKPLHMPGGDGHRGKSLKLLEKIPEDAEATVVLVGCVPFLEQPAAAFVRLNEAVLLESVLEVPVPVRFLFVMLGPSHTSTDYHELGRSIATLMSDKLFHEAAYQADDRQDLLSAISEFLDGSIVIPPSEVEGRDLLRSVAAFQRELLRKRREREQTKAELTTQGGYVAPGKELSMELGSSEAAPDDDPLLRTGSVFGGLVRDVKRRYPHYPSDLRDALHSQCVAAVLFIYFAALSPAITFGGLLGEKTEGLMGVSELIVSTAVLGVLFSLLGAQPLLVVGFSGPLLVFEEAFFKFCRAQDLEYLTGRVWVGLWLVVFVLALVAAEGSFLVRYISPFTQEIFAFLISLIFIYETFHKLYKVFTEHPLLPFYPPEGALEAELDLNASALPPTEGPPGPRNQPNTALLSLILMLGTFLIAFFLRKFRNSRFLGGKARRIIGDFGIPISILVMVLVDYSITDTYTQKLTVPTGLSVTSPSKRTWFIPPLGSARPFPPWMMVAAAVPALLVLILIFMETQITALIVSQKARRLLKGSGFHLDLLLIGSLGGLCGLFGLPWLTAATVRSVTHVNALTVMRTAIAPGDKPQIQEVREQRVTGVLIASLVGLSIVMGAVLRRIPLAVLFGIFLYMGVTSLSGIQLSQRLLLILMPAKHHPEQPYVTKVKTWRMHLFTCIQLGCIALLWVVKSTAASLAFPFVLLLTVPLRRCLLPRLFQDRELQALDSEDAEPNFDEDGQDEYNELHMPV